In Bacillota bacterium, one DNA window encodes the following:
- a CDS encoding cold-shock protein: protein MQTGTVKWFNDAKGYGFIKPDDSDKDVFVHYTAIQMRGHKTLTEGQRVQFEIVEGAKGPQAANVIAL, encoded by the coding sequence ATGCAAACCGGTACCGTGAAATGGTTTAATGACGCCAAGGGCTACGGCTTCATTAAGCCAGATGACAGCGACAAGGACGTGTTCGTGCACTACACGGCGATCCAGATGCGCGGGCACAAGACCCTCACCGAGGGACAGCGCGTGCAGTTTGAAATCGTGGAAGGCGCGAAAGGTCCACAAGCCGCAAACGTCATTGCACTATAA
- a CDS encoding histidinol-phosphatase: protein MPVDAARWKVSLHGGHSREYCDHAYSSLREMLEAAVAAGYHTFGVTEHAPRVEERLLYPNEIALGWDVPKLLADFERYAKTLPALVEEFADRLVVLRGFEIEVVPAASYVSLMQDYRRRYAFEYIVGSVHYVNEISIDGSVEDFQKAIDACGGVEPLAVRYYQTVAEMVTALQPEVVAHLDLIKLHGRHFGLKETEAVRRAAEEALQAVRATGGIVEINTAGYRKGLSEPYPAPWLVQLAQQMGIGFCLGDDSHRVEQVGFGLEQARAYLLEQGVRALTVLTREGDSLSRHEVPLE from the coding sequence ATGCCGGTAGACGCAGCACGCTGGAAGGTTTCGCTGCACGGAGGGCACAGCCGCGAGTATTGCGACCATGCCTACTCCTCCCTCCGTGAGATGCTGGAGGCGGCGGTCGCCGCAGGCTACCATACCTTCGGCGTCACCGAACACGCCCCGCGCGTGGAAGAACGCCTTTTATATCCAAACGAAATCGCGCTGGGCTGGGACGTGCCCAAACTGCTCGCCGACTTTGAACGCTACGCGAAGACCCTGCCTGCACTGGTGGAAGAGTTCGCCGACCGTCTTGTCGTGCTGCGCGGGTTTGAGATCGAGGTCGTACCCGCCGCCTCTTACGTCTCGCTGATGCAGGACTACCGTCGGCGCTATGCCTTCGAGTACATCGTCGGCTCAGTGCATTACGTGAACGAAATCTCCATCGACGGCAGCGTGGAGGACTTTCAGAAAGCCATCGACGCCTGCGGCGGTGTGGAGCCGCTGGCGGTACGCTACTATCAGACGGTGGCGGAGATGGTTACTGCCCTGCAGCCGGAGGTGGTGGCGCACCTCGACCTGATTAAGCTGCACGGCCGGCACTTCGGCTTAAAGGAAACCGAGGCGGTGCGACGGGCGGCGGAAGAGGCTCTGCAGGCGGTGCGCGCTACAGGCGGCATCGTGGAGATAAATACTGCAGGCTACCGCAAAGGGCTGAGCGAACCCTACCCCGCCCCGTGGCTGGTGCAGCTGGCGCAGCAGATGGGCATCGGCTTCTGTTTGGGCGACGACAGCCACCGCGTGGAACAGGTCGGTTTCGGACTCGAGCAGGCGCGAGCGTACTTGTTGGAACAGGGTGTGCGAGCCCTGACGGTGCTCACGCGCGAAGGGGACAGCCTGAGTCGGCACGAGGTACCGCTGGAATAA
- a CDS encoding S24/S26 family peptidase: MAKGSETEFRPLSEETVQLIARLQTGETVWLKAQGESMSPVVQGGDVLEITPSLEIKPGMIVLVNTPWGVRCHRVVSVENGHITLRGDTLQDEEKVLREQVLGSVRTVWRGNKRFSPYSGKWWLYGLLQTRMPQVMHGLRKVWRWSRRQRRHRM; encoded by the coding sequence ATGGCGAAAGGCTCGGAAACCGAATTCCGCCCGTTGAGCGAGGAGACCGTTCAGCTGATAGCACGTCTCCAGACAGGCGAAACCGTATGGCTGAAGGCACAGGGCGAAAGCATGTCGCCCGTGGTTCAGGGAGGGGATGTGCTGGAAATTACGCCTTCGCTGGAGATAAAGCCGGGCATGATTGTACTTGTCAACACGCCCTGGGGAGTGCGCTGCCACCGCGTGGTGTCCGTAGAGAACGGGCATATCACCCTGCGCGGCGACACCCTGCAGGACGAAGAAAAGGTACTGCGCGAACAGGTTCTGGGTTCGGTGCGCACGGTATGGCGAGGCAACAAGCGGTTCTCGCCGTACAGTGGGAAATGGTGGCTCTATGGACTGCTGCAGACACGGATGCCCCAGGTGATGCACGGATTGCGAAAGGTGTGGAGATGGAGCCGCAGGCAGAGACGACACCGAATGTGA
- a CDS encoding chemotaxis response regulator protein-glutamate methylesterase, with the protein MDEHRPVRVLIIDDSVVIRQLLKDIFARDGEIEVVGTASDPIEGYDKIVQLKPDVLTLDVEMPRMDGITFLQKLMRSHPMPVVMISTLTREGSEVTLKALELGAVDFIAKPTQSVFTGMAALSHEITSKVKAAARARVRPSAAHVTPIPLARTPAQRGTAASRLIAIGASTGGPEAIRQVLQGLPVEVPPIVIVQHMPPVFTRSFAERLDKLCTVRVKEAEDGDTLQSGHAYVAPGDYHLQVTTNGSQFRARVVQTEPVNRHRPSVDALFDSVLQASGAATVAVLLTGMGADGARGLKKLRDAGAHTIAQDEETCVVFGMPREAIHLGGAEFVLPLPQIAHKVVELLAA; encoded by the coding sequence ATGGATGAGCATCGCCCGGTGCGGGTTTTGATTATCGACGACTCGGTGGTCATCCGTCAATTACTGAAGGATATTTTCGCGCGGGATGGAGAGATAGAGGTCGTCGGCACTGCCAGCGACCCCATTGAAGGCTATGATAAAATTGTGCAGCTGAAACCCGATGTGCTGACGCTGGATGTGGAGATGCCGCGCATGGATGGCATCACCTTCCTGCAGAAGCTCATGCGCTCGCACCCCATGCCGGTGGTGATGATTTCCACACTCACACGCGAGGGCAGCGAGGTCACGTTAAAGGCGCTGGAACTGGGCGCGGTGGACTTCATTGCCAAGCCGACGCAAAGCGTCTTCACCGGCATGGCAGCGTTATCGCATGAAATAACGTCTAAGGTAAAGGCGGCGGCGCGCGCCCGCGTGCGTCCCTCAGCTGCGCACGTCACGCCGATACCGCTAGCCAGGACGCCTGCGCAGCGGGGCACTGCGGCAAGCCGTTTGATTGCCATCGGCGCATCGACGGGAGGTCCCGAAGCCATCCGGCAGGTGCTGCAGGGCTTGCCTGTGGAGGTTCCGCCTATTGTCATCGTGCAACACATGCCTCCGGTGTTTACCCGCTCCTTCGCCGAGCGGCTGGACAAACTGTGCACCGTGCGCGTCAAAGAAGCGGAAGACGGCGATACCCTTCAGTCGGGGCACGCTTATGTGGCTCCCGGCGACTATCACTTACAGGTAACCACCAACGGCTCGCAGTTCCGCGCCAGAGTGGTGCAGACCGAACCTGTCAATCGCCACCGCCCGTCGGTGGATGCGCTGTTCGACTCGGTGCTGCAGGCAAGCGGTGCGGCGACGGTCGCCGTGCTGCTGACCGGCATGGGCGCGGATGGGGCACGTGGTCTGAAAAAGCTGCGCGACGCCGGGGCGCATACCATTGCTCAGGACGAAGAGACCTGCGTGGTCTTCGGGATGCCGCGCGAGGCAATCCATCTCGGCGGGGCGGAGTTCGTGCTTCCCCTGCCCCAGATTGCGCACAAGGTGGTGGAGTTGCTCGCGGCGTGA
- a CDS encoding TdeIII family type II restriction endonuclease — protein MAVLTDTTRARIQGYLEAFITNVVDETRQRLLPSSIAVREYLRQQSAEGRLKPFHQAIIPAELIRLSAFERSFSTRLGSTFEECARLIALQFHKDARRGHRVKGKVSQSSLQAIEQQVGLFEHASSERPRMDGMVDTVLASQRQDDLIPLQVVADLWVQRHDGSQMFFEIKSPMPNKGQCLEVTQRLLRIHLLTGNRAPQVSAYFAMAYNPYGSTREEYRWTYARNYMPFDDAVLIGNEFWSLVGTEGVYEELLEIYQEVGEARAKYILDNLAFGF, from the coding sequence ATGGCTGTCCTCACTGATACAACCCGTGCCCGGATACAGGGCTACTTAGAGGCGTTCATCACTAATGTGGTGGACGAGACTCGGCAGCGACTCCTGCCGTCCTCGATAGCAGTACGCGAGTATCTGAGACAACAGTCGGCAGAGGGAAGATTGAAGCCGTTTCATCAGGCGATCATACCTGCCGAACTCATACGCCTCAGCGCGTTTGAGCGCAGTTTCAGCACACGACTTGGCTCCACTTTCGAGGAGTGCGCTCGTCTTATTGCTTTACAATTTCACAAGGACGCACGCCGGGGGCATCGCGTCAAGGGCAAGGTGAGCCAGTCTTCCCTGCAAGCCATAGAGCAGCAGGTAGGCCTTTTCGAACACGCTTCCTCAGAACGACCACGGATGGACGGCATGGTGGACACCGTACTGGCGTCACAGCGTCAGGATGACCTGATACCTCTGCAGGTTGTCGCCGACCTGTGGGTGCAGCGGCACGACGGATCACAAATGTTCTTTGAAATTAAATCACCGATGCCGAATAAGGGACAATGCCTCGAGGTTACCCAGAGGCTACTGCGAATACATCTGCTGACAGGGAACCGTGCTCCGCAGGTATCTGCATACTTCGCAATGGCATACAATCCATACGGAAGCACTCGGGAAGAGTACCGCTGGACATACGCCAGAAACTATATGCCTTTTGATGATGCAGTACTCATTGGCAACGAGTTCTGGAGTCTGGTGGGCACAGAAGGTGTGTACGAAGAGCTGCTGGAAATCTATCAGGAGGTTGGCGAGGCGCGGGCAAAATACATTCTGGACAATCTGGCTTTCGGTTTTTGA
- a CDS encoding PqqD family protein, giving the protein MEPQAETTPNVTPEHYLVRSPFLAWRIIEGEAVVISPQERELHNLNEVATEIWRMADGSRTLRQITQELSQTYEIAPEEALPDVLAFAQEMVEKGIAFLSDRPTSEDEIEAMGVT; this is encoded by the coding sequence ATGGAGCCGCAGGCAGAGACGACACCGAATGTGACGCCAGAGCACTACCTGGTGCGCTCGCCGTTTCTGGCGTGGCGTATCATCGAGGGAGAGGCAGTGGTCATCTCACCGCAGGAGCGCGAGCTGCACAACCTGAACGAGGTGGCTACCGAAATTTGGCGCATGGCGGACGGCAGCCGCACGCTGAGGCAGATCACGCAGGAGCTGAGCCAAACATACGAAATCGCGCCCGAAGAGGCATTACCCGACGTACTGGCATTTGCGCAAGAAATGGTCGAAAAGGGCATCGCTTTCCTGTCGGACCGCCCAACCTCAGAAGACGAAATAGAAGCAATGGGGGTGACCTAG
- a CDS encoding SpoIID/LytB domain-containing protein has product MKHPYCKWFLLSTLYLLFFLLCPALQAQQPFNPPVRVWLTRWQSTPLYITSQSEWRITGAGAPHRMAAGETVRVECDATLVTLRLRDKSLQAEEWTIEGDAPLSLSRAQDKSGSSYRGKLTLRVRKGKLQVVNTLPLEDYLLGVVPLEMPSSFPSEALKAQAIAARSWTVRNRHKHEADGADVCDSTHCQVYGGVTAEKESTTLAVQNSAGLILVKDGSSVDGVYTADCGGQPAPANGVSTPPPDRDSSGRDYCLANPGHYWSLIFTFLEVWQAAGEKDSLQDMPNSEADVQIAQTDASGRVVTLRIRCGEQTRDVSGTRLRSRLLLPSTLFSVRIDKGNTIVFEGSGSGHGYGLCQWGAAGRAQSGQKAEEICQAYYPGAQIVPLSEAMWQWRKARKPNSAR; this is encoded by the coding sequence ATGAAACACCCTTACTGCAAGTGGTTCCTCCTGTCAACGCTTTACTTACTCTTTTTTCTCCTTTGCCCGGCGTTGCAGGCGCAGCAACCCTTCAATCCCCCGGTGCGCGTGTGGCTGACACGCTGGCAAAGCACCCCCCTGTACATCACCAGCCAATCAGAATGGCGCATCACCGGCGCAGGAGCACCGCATCGCATGGCTGCAGGAGAAACGGTCAGAGTAGAATGCGACGCGACACTGGTGACCCTGCGCTTAAGGGACAAAAGCCTGCAGGCGGAGGAGTGGACTATAGAAGGTGACGCGCCGTTGAGCCTTTCCAGAGCACAGGACAAATCCGGAAGCAGCTACCGGGGCAAACTGACTCTGCGCGTACGTAAAGGCAAACTGCAGGTGGTGAATACACTGCCACTGGAGGATTACCTGCTGGGCGTTGTTCCACTGGAAATGCCTTCCAGCTTTCCGTCAGAGGCGTTAAAAGCGCAGGCTATTGCCGCACGCAGCTGGACCGTACGCAACCGTCACAAGCACGAAGCGGACGGGGCAGACGTGTGCGATAGCACACACTGTCAGGTCTACGGAGGCGTTACCGCCGAGAAAGAAAGCACGACGCTGGCGGTGCAGAATAGCGCGGGTCTTATCCTGGTCAAGGACGGGTCTTCAGTAGACGGTGTTTACACTGCCGACTGTGGCGGACAGCCTGCCCCCGCCAACGGTGTCAGTACTCCCCCGCCCGACCGCGACAGTTCGGGCAGAGACTACTGTCTTGCCAATCCGGGGCACTACTGGTCGCTAATTTTTACCTTTCTGGAGGTATGGCAGGCGGCGGGTGAGAAGGATTCTTTGCAGGACATGCCGAACAGTGAAGCAGACGTGCAAATCGCGCAAACCGACGCAAGCGGACGGGTGGTCACGCTGCGCATTCGCTGCGGCGAGCAAACGCGGGATGTTAGCGGCACCCGACTGCGCAGTCGGTTATTGCTGCCGTCTACCCTGTTCAGCGTGCGGATCGACAAGGGTAACACCATCGTTTTCGAAGGCAGTGGCTCAGGACATGGCTATGGGTTGTGCCAGTGGGGGGCGGCGGGGAGAGCCCAATCAGGACAGAAAGCGGAGGAGATTTGTCAAGCCTACTACCCCGGCGCACAGATTGTGCCGTTAAGCGAGGCGATGTGGCAATGGCGAAAGGCTCGGAAACCGAATTCCGCCCGTTGA
- a CDS encoding DUF6141 family protein — protein sequence MEEHFALFHEEQRFTQWWVWLIILVGIAPAWYIWWKQLLLRRVSGSDPVSEWTAWIVWLGAGVLLPVFLASMRLVTQVRHDGIYLRFIPFHWRWVRIEPERIKGVQARTYSPLLEYGGWGIRYGARGKAYTISGNQGVELEFANGRTLLIGSQRAEELAEAIRGILA from the coding sequence ATGGAAGAACATTTTGCCCTCTTTCATGAGGAGCAACGGTTCACGCAGTGGTGGGTCTGGCTGATTATACTGGTGGGGATAGCGCCTGCGTGGTACATCTGGTGGAAGCAGCTGCTATTGCGTCGGGTGTCGGGGTCAGACCCTGTATCTGAGTGGACGGCGTGGATAGTTTGGCTGGGGGCTGGCGTGCTGCTGCCGGTGTTCCTTGCTTCCATGCGGTTGGTGACTCAGGTCAGGCACGATGGCATATACCTTCGCTTTATTCCCTTCCATTGGCGCTGGGTGAGGATAGAGCCCGAGCGCATCAAGGGGGTACAGGCGCGCACCTATAGCCCGCTGCTGGAGTATGGCGGCTGGGGCATTCGTTACGGCGCGCGTGGGAAGGCGTATACCATATCAGGCAATCAGGGTGTAGAGCTGGAGTTTGCGAACGGTAGAACCCTGCTCATCGGCTCGCAACGGGCAGAGGAGCTGGCGGAAGCGATACGCGGCATATTAGCATGA
- a CDS encoding site-specific DNA-methyltransferase produces MDTEPTRPETVTPETPLETLNLNWRERDLPEHLRTKHVHRLHPYLGKFIPQLVEVFLRKFFRAGQTVMDPFCGSGTTLVQANELGIHAVGYDVSAFNVMLCRAKTTRYHLEQMQKEVLDVLEKVHRRTCSQDATQLSLMMEQQDTIYDTDGFSTSEYLQRWYAPQALRELLTYRDIVKQGDYEYKDLLYVILSRSARSARLTTHYDLDFPKQPVTAPYWCHKHRRVCEPTLEAFKFLKRYSIDTIHRVRQYALVRTDAEVVISHADSRTAQFPPVDGVITSPPYVGLIDYHEQHAYAYHLLGLRDLRDCEIGAAANGASEKARQQYVQDIATVFQRILKCTPSGAPLVVVANDRHNLYGRIAEMVGVRVEAVLHRHVNRRTGRRSSEFYESIFIWRSP; encoded by the coding sequence ATGGATACGGAGCCAACTCGTCCGGAGACGGTAACGCCAGAAACCCCGCTGGAAACACTCAACTTGAACTGGCGGGAACGCGACCTGCCGGAGCATCTCCGCACCAAGCACGTGCACCGCTTGCATCCCTATCTGGGAAAGTTTATCCCCCAGCTGGTGGAAGTGTTTCTGCGGAAGTTCTTCCGTGCGGGACAAACTGTGATGGACCCTTTTTGCGGCTCGGGTACCACTCTCGTGCAGGCGAATGAGCTGGGTATCCATGCTGTTGGTTACGACGTTTCCGCGTTTAATGTCATGCTCTGCCGGGCAAAAACCACCCGATACCATCTCGAACAGATGCAAAAGGAAGTGCTGGACGTGCTCGAGAAAGTACATCGCCGAACATGTTCCCAGGATGCAACCCAGCTTTCCTTGATGATGGAACAGCAGGACACTATCTACGACACGGACGGGTTTTCCACCAGTGAATACCTCCAACGGTGGTACGCCCCGCAGGCACTTCGTGAGCTGTTAACCTATCGTGATATTGTAAAGCAGGGCGACTATGAATATAAAGATTTGTTATACGTTATTCTGTCGCGCTCAGCACGCTCCGCAAGGCTCACCACGCATTATGACCTGGACTTTCCGAAGCAGCCAGTGACGGCTCCCTACTGGTGTCACAAGCATCGTCGCGTCTGTGAGCCCACCCTCGAAGCCTTTAAGTTTCTCAAACGGTATAGTATCGATACGATCCACCGTGTTCGGCAATACGCCCTGGTACGCACCGATGCGGAAGTGGTCATCTCCCACGCGGATAGCCGTACGGCACAGTTTCCTCCTGTAGACGGAGTAATTACCAGTCCCCCCTATGTGGGATTGATTGACTATCATGAACAGCACGCCTATGCCTATCACCTGCTCGGGCTGCGCGACCTGCGCGACTGCGAGATTGGCGCCGCGGCAAACGGGGCGTCCGAAAAGGCAAGGCAGCAGTACGTTCAGGATATCGCAACGGTTTTTCAGCGCATCCTAAAATGTACCCCATCAGGAGCGCCGCTCGTTGTGGTGGCAAACGATCGACATAACCTTTATGGTCGCATTGCGGAGATGGTCGGGGTGCGAGTAGAAGCGGTGTTACATCGGCACGTGAACCGCCGAACAGGAAGGCGCTCCAGCGAGTTCTACGAGTCCATCTTTATCTGGCGTAGCCCATAA
- a CDS encoding AAC(3) family N-acetyltransferase — protein sequence MQIGIDKETLTQELRRLGLPRGMDVLVHSSLSSIGWVEGGADTVIDALLAAVSPAGTILMPALNGSPQDSPQNPPRMDVRRTPCPKWIGIIPEAFRRREGVRRSLHPTHSVTALGARADFYTQGHEHCQTPCGEGSPYVKLMDSGGYILLLGCTQQSNTSLHALEELAEVPYHLQDEWTDGIVIDAEGREIAVRNRLHLWGWERDFTKVDEPLREAGAMREEMVGNALCRLIDARAMREVLLPVLQKDPLWLLTDRARERFSRSWQR from the coding sequence ATGCAAATAGGCATCGACAAAGAGACCCTCACGCAGGAGCTGCGCCGTCTCGGCCTGCCGCGCGGGATGGATGTGCTCGTTCACTCCTCGCTTAGCAGCATCGGCTGGGTGGAAGGCGGTGCGGACACCGTCATCGATGCTCTGCTTGCGGCGGTATCACCCGCTGGCACGATACTGATGCCAGCACTCAACGGCTCACCACAGGATTCCCCCCAGAACCCGCCGCGTATGGACGTGCGCCGCACCCCCTGCCCCAAATGGATTGGAATCATCCCCGAAGCTTTCCGCCGTCGCGAGGGCGTCCGGCGCAGTCTGCATCCCACCCACTCCGTAACCGCACTGGGCGCACGTGCCGACTTTTATACGCAAGGACACGAACATTGCCAGACCCCCTGCGGCGAGGGCAGCCCGTATGTGAAGCTGATGGACAGCGGCGGGTACATCCTTTTACTGGGTTGCACTCAGCAAAGCAATACCAGCCTGCACGCGCTGGAAGAGCTGGCAGAGGTGCCATACCACCTGCAGGACGAATGGACGGACGGCATTGTCATAGACGCGGAGGGTCGCGAAATCGCGGTGCGCAACCGCCTGCACCTGTGGGGCTGGGAACGCGACTTCACGAAGGTGGATGAACCACTGCGTGAGGCTGGCGCGATGCGGGAGGAAATGGTGGGTAACGCTTTGTGCCGGTTGATTGACGCGAGAGCGATGCGGGAGGTGTTACTGCCTGTCCTGCAAAAGGACCCGCTGTGGCTGCTTACCGACAGGGCACGCGAACGGTTCTCACGGAGCTGGCAACGATGA
- a CDS encoding sugar phosphate isomerase/epimerase produces MFGAAAFASGSAPQPAPRPPAFKLGLVTYNLARAWDVPTILARCKATGFAAVELRTTHAHGVEPDIDADRRKEVRRLFEDSGIVLWGLGTVCEFHSPDPAVVRENIETCKRFCELARDVGAKGVKVRPNALPEGVPVEKTLEQIGKALIECGKAGADNGVEIWLEVHGQGTQEPPNIARIMQHCGHPSVGITWNSNPTDVKDRSVRQSFDLLKQYIRSCHITELTSSYPWRELFSLLQGIGYDRYTLAEIPGLETSSVADTERFMRYYRALWQELCR; encoded by the coding sequence ATGTTTGGAGCCGCCGCGTTTGCTTCCGGTTCTGCACCACAACCTGCGCCACGCCCACCTGCCTTCAAGCTGGGGCTGGTGACCTACAACCTGGCGCGGGCATGGGACGTGCCCACCATCCTGGCGCGGTGCAAAGCCACCGGTTTCGCCGCCGTTGAGTTGCGTACCACCCATGCGCACGGTGTGGAACCCGATATCGATGCCGACCGGCGCAAAGAGGTGCGCCGACTATTCGAGGATTCGGGCATCGTACTGTGGGGGCTGGGCACGGTGTGTGAGTTCCACTCTCCAGACCCCGCCGTCGTGCGCGAGAACATTGAGACCTGTAAACGCTTCTGCGAACTGGCACGGGATGTCGGTGCGAAAGGGGTGAAGGTTCGTCCGAATGCCCTGCCCGAAGGCGTGCCGGTGGAGAAAACGCTGGAGCAAATCGGCAAGGCACTCATCGAGTGCGGTAAGGCTGGTGCGGACAACGGCGTGGAAATCTGGCTGGAGGTGCATGGTCAGGGTACACAGGAGCCACCCAACATCGCCCGTATCATGCAACACTGTGGGCATCCCAGCGTGGGCATCACGTGGAACTCCAACCCCACCGATGTGAAAGACCGCAGTGTACGGCAGAGTTTCGACCTGTTGAAACAGTACATCCGCTCCTGTCACATCACCGAGCTGACCAGCAGCTATCCATGGCGCGAGCTGTTCAGCCTGCTCCAGGGTATCGGCTACGACCGATACACCCTCGCCGAGATACCGGGGCTGGAGACGAGCAGTGTGGCGGATACGGAGCGCTTCATGCGCTACTACCGTGCGCTGTGGCAGGAGCTATGCCGGTAG
- a CDS encoding metallophosphoesterase family protein, whose product MPEPLRFRTETFKIVQLTDTHWTNFDERDRLTRQLMETVLDSEQPDLVFLTGDMLGGADCKDADRGMRQLVHPIEERGLSWTAVMGNHDDESTLRREELWRVMESCAHFVGKRGPRNITGVGNYVLPVMNRKGERPAAFLWGIDSSSYATTDIGGWGWITRDQIAWYERTARQVRRRWSITDEERLRVPALAFFHIPLPEYDEVWRTQVCYGQKHEDVCAPKINTGFFAALHEVGEVIGTFVGHDHINDFWGTLYGIRLCYGRCSGYGGYGKEGFPCGARVIELQEGVRDFRTWLRLEDGRTIIQQPEHRPLVEGQESGNREPMSHAIA is encoded by the coding sequence ATGCCCGAGCCGTTGCGTTTCCGAACAGAAACCTTCAAAATCGTACAGTTGACCGATACTCACTGGACAAACTTCGACGAGCGCGATCGCCTCACACGCCAGCTCATGGAAACGGTGCTGGACAGCGAACAACCCGACCTGGTATTCCTGACGGGTGACATGCTGGGTGGAGCCGATTGCAAAGATGCCGATAGAGGAATGCGACAACTGGTACACCCCATCGAGGAGAGGGGGTTATCGTGGACAGCAGTGATGGGCAACCACGACGACGAAAGCACTCTGCGCCGCGAAGAACTCTGGCGGGTGATGGAGAGCTGTGCCCACTTTGTGGGCAAACGCGGTCCGCGAAACATCACAGGCGTTGGCAATTACGTCCTGCCCGTGATGAACCGCAAAGGCGAGCGTCCTGCCGCGTTCCTGTGGGGCATCGATTCCAGCAGTTACGCCACCACCGACATCGGCGGGTGGGGCTGGATTACCCGTGACCAGATTGCATGGTACGAACGCACTGCCCGGCAGGTGCGCAGGCGATGGAGCATCACCGACGAGGAGCGATTGCGTGTTCCTGCGCTTGCCTTCTTTCACATTCCGCTGCCCGAATATGATGAGGTATGGCGCACGCAGGTCTGCTACGGACAGAAACACGAGGACGTCTGCGCCCCCAAAATCAACACGGGGTTCTTTGCTGCACTGCATGAGGTGGGTGAGGTCATTGGTACGTTCGTCGGGCATGACCATATCAACGACTTCTGGGGCACACTGTACGGCATCCGCCTTTGCTACGGCAGATGCAGCGGCTACGGCGGTTATGGCAAAGAGGGGTTCCCGTGCGGTGCCAGAGTCATTGAACTGCAAGAAGGCGTGCGCGACTTCCGAACCTGGCTGCGGCTGGAAGATGGTCGGACGATAATTCAACAGCCGGAGCACCGTCCATTAGTTGAGGGGCAGGAAAGCGGGAATCGCGAGCCGATGAGCCATGCTATCGCCTGA
- a CDS encoding cation diffusion facilitator family transporter — protein sequence MSDQGHAHCQSDRHEHMHGHTHQHAHGAIDPVLFTTAQGIRAVQWSLVALGVTALFQMVVVFLSGSVALLADTIHNFGDAATAIPLWVAFSLARRPPSRRFSYGYGRVEDVAGVIIVLTILLSGVVAGYQSVDRLLHPKPIENPWAVVVASLLGFVGNEFVAIYRIWVGRRINSVALVADGYHARTDGLTSLGVLLGAIGVWLGYPIADPIVGLVITAVIGRIVWDSGKAVFTRLLDGVAPEVIDEIWHAALHVRGVKDVTDVRARWLGHQLHAEVNLAVSSDLSVAEGHAIAVEVRHQLQHDLPYLRSVTIHVDPISHSGEKYHRVQQHMHDGLGLHSHS from the coding sequence ATGTCCGATCAAGGGCACGCGCACTGCCAATCCGACAGGCATGAACATATGCACGGGCATACACACCAGCATGCACACGGCGCGATAGACCCCGTGCTGTTTACCACTGCGCAGGGCATCCGGGCTGTGCAGTGGTCGCTGGTTGCACTGGGAGTAACTGCTTTGTTCCAGATGGTCGTCGTTTTCTTGTCGGGCAGTGTCGCCCTGCTTGCCGATACGATACATAACTTCGGCGACGCGGCCACCGCCATTCCTCTGTGGGTTGCATTTTCCCTAGCGCGGCGTCCGCCATCTCGTCGTTTCTCCTACGGCTATGGGCGCGTGGAAGACGTTGCGGGTGTTATCATCGTTCTAACCATTTTGCTCAGCGGCGTTGTTGCTGGCTACCAATCAGTTGACCGCCTTCTACATCCCAAGCCTATCGAGAATCCTTGGGCTGTGGTGGTCGCTTCGCTACTCGGCTTCGTTGGCAACGAGTTCGTCGCCATCTACCGCATTTGGGTGGGCAGGCGCATCAACAGCGTTGCGCTGGTAGCCGATGGATATCATGCCCGAACCGACGGCTTAACCAGCTTAGGGGTGTTGCTCGGCGCAATAGGGGTGTGGCTGGGGTACCCCATCGCCGATCCTATCGTTGGACTGGTTATCACCGCTGTCATCGGGCGCATCGTGTGGGATTCGGGTAAAGCCGTTTTCACTCGCTTGCTGGACGGTGTCGCCCCCGAAGTGATCGATGAAATCTGGCACGCGGCTTTACACGTACGAGGAGTGAAGGACGTAACAGATGTGCGGGCGCGCTGGTTAGGACACCAACTACATGCCGAAGTCAACCTGGCGGTTAGTTCTGACCTCTCGGTTGCCGAAGGACATGCGATTGCGGTAGAAGTCCGGCACCAGCTCCAGCACGACCTGCCGTATCTGCGCAGTGTTACTATCCATGTAGACCCCATCAGCCACTCTGGAGAAAAATACCACCGCGTGCAGCAGCATATGCACGATGGGTTAGGATTGCATTCGCATTCATAA